The bacterium nucleotide sequence CGCCGCCGGCGGCGGGGCGATGAAGAGCTGCGTGAAGTAGAGCGCTCCGTCGGCGTCCGCGGCCGCGCCGAGGCCGCTTTCGACGAACGCGGGATCCACTATGTTCGCACGGTGGCCCGGACTGTTCATCCAGCCGTCCGCCGCCGCCCGCGCCGGGTCTTCTTGGTTGCGGCTTTGGCCGATGTTCTCGGCGACCCGGCGGTACGGCACCCCCGCCGCCTGCACGCGCGCCGCAGGGGTGCGCCCCTCGGGCGAGACGTGCTCGAAGTAGCGCCGCGCGGCCATGTCCTCGCTGTGGGCGCGGGCCGCGGCGGCGAGCCGCTCGTCCCAGCGCAGCGGGAGGCCGCCGCCGGCCGCCTGCCGCCGGCGGTTGACCTCGTCGAAGAGGCGCCGCTCGAGCTGCGCGAGTTCGAGCGGGGAGAGGCGCGGGAGCGGCACGACGAGGATCGCGACCATGACCATGAAGCCGTCGTCGGTGCGCGCGTAGCCGATGCCGCATTCGCGGACGCGGGGGCCGAGCGCGGCGCCCCACGCGCCGCCGTAGCCGCGCCATTGGGCGAGCAGCGCGGCGGCGGCGTCCCGCGTCTCCGGGGCGAGGATCGTCTTCTCGTCGGCGGAACCGACGCCGGGAACGCCCTGCGCGGCGAGGAACGGGTCGAGCGGCGGCGGGCCGGCGGCGCGCACGGCGGCGGGCGACGCGGCGAGGCCCTTGGCGCGTTCCTCGGCCGCGGCCTGCAGCGCCGCGGGACGGGCGAGGGGCGGCGCGCCGAGGCGCGCGCGCTCGGCGGAGAGTGCGGCGAAGATCTCGTCCTGCACGGCCGCGGGGGGCGTGGGCGGCGGCGCGGCGAATGCGCCGAAGCACGCCGCGGCGAGGATGCAGACGCCGACGACGGCGCGCGCGAGGGGCGTTGCGGCGGACGCGCCGAGTCCGCTCCGGCGGGCCGAGCGCTCGACGCCGACGACGGCGCGCGCGAGGGGCGCCGTGCCGGACGGGCGGGGGCGTTGCGCGGCGCGCGGCATGAACGACGCGACGCGGAACGACCGAACGAACGGAAGCGTCATCTCAGCGTCCCTCGGCCATCGCGGCGAGGCCGGCGCGGTCGAGGATCCGCAGGCCGCGCGTCCCCTCGGCGGCGACGAGCCCTTGCTCGGTCATCCGCTTGAGGCAGCGGGAGAACGTTTCGGGCGTCGCGCCCAAGAGGTTCGCGAGCTGGTTCTTCGGCAGCTCGAGCGCGACGAGGCCCGTGCCGCCGGCCTCGGCGTCGCGGCGCAGCAGATGCGCGGCGAGGCGCGCCGGCGCCTCCTTCGTCGTCAGCGCCTCGATCTGGGCGGCGAAGTCGCGCAGCCGGCGGGCGAGCACGGCCATGAAGCGGAGCGCGAACTCCGGTCGGCGCGCGACGAGGTCGAGCAGCGCGGGGCGGGGAATCAGCACGGTGCGGCAGTCGTCGAGCGCGGCGGCGGTCGCGGGGTAGTCGCCCCCTTCGAGGACGGCGACCTCGCCGAACGGCTCGCCGGGACCCCAGACGTGCAGCAGCTGCTCCCGACCGTCCGCGCCCAGCCGGAAGACCTTCACGCGCCCTTCGGCCACGAGGTGCAGGCCGGCCGCCTGCTGCCCTTGGCGGAAGATCGCCTTGCCCGCGGCGTGGCGGCGGCGCACGGCGATCGCGGCCAGCGCGGCGAGGTCCTGCGGCGCGAGCCCGGAGAAGAACGACGAGCGCGCGAGGTCGTCCACGGTCGGCATCGATTGGCTCCTTGGGCGGCCATCATCGCGGCCGCGCTTGACGCCCGTCAAGGCGCGCATCCGCGAGGGGCGCCATGTTGTGGACGAAAGGAGCGGAACGATGCGCGCGACGCGGGAGATGATCGAGATCGACGAGGCGCTCTGCGACGGGTGCGGGGCCTGCGTGCCGTCGTGCCGCGAAGGGGCGTTGGTGATCGAGGACGGGAAGGCGCGCGTCGTCGCCGAACGTCTCTGCGACGGCTTGGGGGCCTGCGTCGGCCGCTGCCCGAAGGGGGCGCTGCGGGTCGTGCGCCGCGAGGCCGAGCCGTTCGTCGATCCGCACGCGCTCGACGCGCCGGCCGCTTCCTCCGCGGCGCCCGCGCCGCCCGCCGCGCGGGTCTCGGCCTCCGCTCCGCCCGCCGCGCGGGTCTCGGTTTCCGCTCCGCCCGCCGCGCGGGTCTCGGCCTCCGCGCCGCCCGCCGCGCGGCTCTCGGTTTCCGCGCCGATGGCCGCGCGCGGTTGTCCTGGCGCGGGCGTGCGGATGCTGCGTCCGCTCGCCGCCGTTGCGGCCGCGGCGTGCCCGTCCGATCCGGCCGCGTCCGCGTCCACGTCGGCCGGCTCGGCGTCCGCGGGCGCGTCGGCGCTGTCGCATTGGCCGGTGCAGATCCGGCTCGTGCCGCCGACCGCGCCGTTCCTCGACGGCGCGACGCTGCTCGTCGCGGCCGACTGCGTGCCGGTCGCCTGCCGCGCCTTCCACGACGAGCTGCTGCCGGGACGCGCGGTGATGATCGGCTGCCCCAAGTTCGACGACCTCGACGACTACGTGGAACGCTTCGCCCGTCTCTTCGCCGCGGCGAGACCGGCCGCGGTCGAGGTCGCGGTGATGCAGGTTCCGTGTTGCCAGTCGCTGCCGCTCGCCGTCGCGCGCGGCATGGAACTGGCCGGGGCGAACCTGCCGCTCGTCAAGATCGTCGTCGGGCTCGACGGGACGGTTCTCTCGCGGGAGCGGATCTGAGCGGCGGTTCTTCGTTGACAGCGCCGGAAGCCGGAACACAATCTCCGCCGTGCCGTGCCGCGCGCCGGCGGAGCCCCCGATGGCGTTCCTCGACTGGACCGACAAGTACGCGCTCAAGATCCGGGCGCTGGACGACGACCACCGGAAGATGTTCCGGCTGATCAACGCGCTGCACGACGCGATGACCGCCGGCGCGACCCGCGCCGTCGCGGCCTCGATCTTCGCCGAGCTGGCGGCGGCGACGCAGGCTCACTTCCGCGAGGAAGAGGGGCTCTTCGAGCTGCACGAGTACCCGGACCTCGCCGCGCACCGCGCCGAGCACCGGCTGCTGCAGCAGCAACTAGGGAACATCGAGGGGCGGTTCCGGCGCGGCGACACCGGCCTGACGCCGGCGCTCCTCAACTCGCTCAAGGCGTGGTGCACGAACCACGTCTTGGTCAGCGACTCCCGCGGCGCCGCGTATCTCGCGTCCCGCGGCGTCCGCTGATCCGCGCGTCACGCCGGCAACACCACCACGAGACGCGAGCCTTCGCCGCGCCGTCTCGTCACGCCGGCAACTGCACCACGAAGCGCGAGCCCTCGCCGAGGCGCGACTCGCAGCGCACCGTTCCGCCGTGCTGCTGGACGATGTGCTTGACGATCGCCAGCCCCAGCCCGGTGCCGCCGACCTCGCGCGAGCGGGCCGGATCGACGCGGTGGAAGCGGTGGAAGACCTTCTCCACGTCGGTCGAAGGAATCCCCGCGCCGGTGTCCTCGACCGCGATCTCGGCCCGTCCCTCCGCCGCGGCGAGGACGATCTTCACCGAGCCGCCGGGGCGGTTGAACTTCATCGCGTTGTCCACGAGGTTGACGACGACCTGCTCCAGCCGGCGACGGTCGGCCTCGACGACGAGCTTCTCCGCCCCCTCGACCGACACCGCGAGACCGAGCCGCTCGTAACGCGGCGCGAGTTGGGCGGCGACGTCGCGGCAGAGCGCGGCGACGTCGAGCGGCCGCTTGTCGAGCTTCGCCGCGCCGGTCTCGATCAGCGAGAGGTCGGCGAGATCCTCGACCAGCCCCGCCATCCGCTCGGCGTTGCGCTGGATCGTGCCGAGGAACCGCTCGCGCGCCTCGGGCGGCCCCTGCGGGTCCTCGAGCAGCGTCAGCGCGGCGGCCTTGATCGACGTCAGCGGCGTCCGCAGCTCGTGCGAGACGTTGGCCACGAACTCCTTCCGCAGCCCCTCCAGCCGCTCGAGGCGGGAGATGTCGAAGAAGATCACCACGACCCCGGCGCCTTGGTCCTTCTCCGCCGGCAGCCGCGCGGCGTGGATCTCGTAGACGCGGTCCTCGCCCGGATCGGCGATCCGCTCGTGGACTTCCCGCTCGCCGCCGAACGCCGCGTCCACCGCGGCGAGCACCGCCGGGCGCCGCAGCACCTCCACCAGCGGCCGGCCGGTCGGGTCCCCCTGCAGGCCGAAGACGCGGCGGAACGCCTCGTTGACGAGCCGGATCTTCCGGTGGTCGTCCACGAGGAGCAGCCCTTCCTGCATCCCGGCGATGACCGAGGCGAGCGAGCGCCGCTCCACTTCGACTTCGTGGATCTTGCCCGTGAGGGCGCGCCGCATCCGCTCCGCGGCCCGCCCCATGTCGCCGATCTCGTCCTCCCGCGCCGCGGGGATCGCCAGGTCGAGCTCCCCCGCGGCGACCCGTGCCGCGGCGGACGAGAGCTGCTCGATCGGCCGCGACCAGCGGCGCACGACGCCGTAGGCGAGCAGCGCCAGCGCGAACGGCGCGCCGACGACGAGCAGCGTGATCAGCCCGAGGTACGGCGCCTCGGCGCGGTCCACTTCCCACGCCGGCAGGGCGATCCGCACGAAGGCCAGGTCGCCCGCGCCGTCGAGGCGCCGCGCGAGGTAGTAGTAGCGCTCGCCGGTGCTGTCGGAGCGGCGGTAGGCCTGGCCCCAGCCCTCGGTCCGCGCCTGCATCATCTCCGGCCGGTCGAGGTGGTTCGAGAGACGTCCGAGCCGCTCGTCGGGGGCGGAGGAGTCGCCGACGACGCGCCCGTTGCGGTCGATCAGCGAAACGCGCACGTCGAGGCGCGTCCCCCAGTCGCGGGCCAGCGCGGGGTAGTCGGCGCCCGCGCCGGCCGTTCCGGCGAACCCCGCGAGGAGGTCGGCCTCGGCGCGCAGGCGCTCGACGTACCGGCCGTGCACGGCGGAGGAGACCATCGGCGCCACGCCGGCGCCGACGAGCAGTCCGGCCGCGGCGGCCGAGCCGGCCATCAACAGCAGCAGCTTGCGGCGGATCTTCAACGGTCGGCGCTCCTCGTCATTCGTCCTGCGGCTTGTCGTCGGGGAAGTGGTGCTTGATCACGCGCCCTTCGGACATGTAGACCACCAGCTCGCAGATGTTCGTCGCCTGGTCGCCGATCCGCTCGTAGCACTTGGCGACGAACGTCAGCCGGATCGCGCGGGAGATCGTCCGCGGATCCTCCATCATGTAGGAGAGCAGGACGCGGAAGACGTGCTCCATCTGCCCGTCGAGCTCGTCGTCCATCGCGATCACCGCGCGGGCGGCGTCGGGGTCGCGGTCGATGAAGGCGTCGAGCGCGCCGCGGACCATCTCCTGCGCGCGCCGGGCCATCTGCGGGATGTCCACGAGCTGCTTGATCGGCGGCTCGGC carries:
- the phoU gene encoding phosphate signaling complex protein PhoU, which encodes MERHFEQQLQALAAAVQRMGGLVEQAIGRSVEALVKRDAQFAQVVIDEDEAIDHLELEVDQLVMETLARYQLAARDLRFVTTAMKIVPDLERIADHAANVCERSIELSAEPPIKQLVDIPQMARRAQEMVRGALDAFIDRDPDAARAVIAMDDELDGQMEHVFRVLLSYMMEDPRTISRAIRLTFVAKCYERIGDQATNICELVVYMSEGRVIKHHFPDDKPQDE
- a CDS encoding Crp/Fnr family transcriptional regulator, translating into MPTVDDLARSSFFSGLAPQDLAALAAIAVRRRHAAGKAIFRQGQQAAGLHLVAEGRVKVFRLGADGREQLLHVWGPGEPFGEVAVLEGGDYPATAAALDDCRTVLIPRPALLDLVARRPEFALRFMAVLARRLRDFAAQIEALTTKEAPARLAAHLLRRDAEAGGTGLVALELPKNQLANLLGATPETFSRCLKRMTEQGLVAAEGTRGLRILDRAGLAAMAEGR
- a CDS encoding 4Fe-4S binding protein codes for the protein MRATREMIEIDEALCDGCGACVPSCREGALVIEDGKARVVAERLCDGLGACVGRCPKGALRVVRREAEPFVDPHALDAPAASSAAPAPPAARVSASAPPAARVSVSAPPAARVSASAPPAARLSVSAPMAARGCPGAGVRMLRPLAAVAAAACPSDPAASASTSAGSASAGASALSHWPVQIRLVPPTAPFLDGATLLVAADCVPVACRAFHDELLPGRAVMIGCPKFDDLDDYVERFARLFAAARPAAVEVAVMQVPCCQSLPLAVARGMELAGANLPLVKIVVGLDGTVLSRERI
- a CDS encoding CAP domain-containing protein, encoding MTLPFVRSFRVASFMPRAAQRPRPSGTAPLARAVVGVERSARRSGLGASAATPLARAVVGVCILAAACFGAFAAPPPTPPAAVQDEIFAALSAERARLGAPPLARPAALQAAAEERAKGLAASPAAVRAAGPPPLDPFLAAQGVPGVGSADEKTILAPETRDAAAALLAQWRGYGGAWGAALGPRVRECGIGYARTDDGFMVMVAILVVPLPRLSPLELAQLERRLFDEVNRRRQAAGGGLPLRWDERLAAAARAHSEDMAARRYFEHVSPEGRTPAARVQAAGVPYRRVAENIGQSRNQEDPARAAADGWMNSPGHRANIVDPAFVESGLGAAADADGALYFTQLFIAPPPAA
- a CDS encoding cell wall metabolism sensor histidine kinase WalK, producing MKIRRKLLLLMAGSAAAAGLLVGAGVAPMVSSAVHGRYVERLRAEADLLAGFAGTAGAGADYPALARDWGTRLDVRVSLIDRNGRVVGDSSAPDERLGRLSNHLDRPEMMQARTEGWGQAYRRSDSTGERYYYLARRLDGAGDLAFVRIALPAWEVDRAEAPYLGLITLLVVGAPFALALLAYGVVRRWSRPIEQLSSAAARVAAGELDLAIPAAREDEIGDMGRAAERMRRALTGKIHEVEVERRSLASVIAGMQEGLLLVDDHRKIRLVNEAFRRVFGLQGDPTGRPLVEVLRRPAVLAAVDAAFGGEREVHERIADPGEDRVYEIHAARLPAEKDQGAGVVVIFFDISRLERLEGLRKEFVANVSHELRTPLTSIKAAALTLLEDPQGPPEARERFLGTIQRNAERMAGLVEDLADLSLIETGAAKLDKRPLDVAALCRDVAAQLAPRYERLGLAVSVEGAEKLVVEADRRRLEQVVVNLVDNAMKFNRPGGSVKIVLAAAEGRAEIAVEDTGAGIPSTDVEKVFHRFHRVDPARSREVGGTGLGLAIVKHIVQQHGGTVRCESRLGEGSRFVVQLPA
- a CDS encoding bacteriohemerythrin, encoding MAFLDWTDKYALKIRALDDDHRKMFRLINALHDAMTAGATRAVAASIFAELAAATQAHFREEEGLFELHEYPDLAAHRAEHRLLQQQLGNIEGRFRRGDTGLTPALLNSLKAWCTNHVLVSDSRGAAYLASRGVR